TGGCCGATGGATCTCGAGATTTCCTGGGTGGTGGCGGATTGTTCTTCCACCGCGCTGGCGATGGTGGCGATGTTGCGGCCCAGTTCCTCCATGCTTCCCACCACGGAGGCGATTTGTTTGACGGCTTCCAAGGTGGTGGAGCGGATGGCTTCCACACGGCCTCGGATGTCTTCCGTCGCCTCGGCGGTGCCCTTGGCCAGTTCTTTCACTTCTCCCGCGACCACGGCGAATCCTTTGCCCGCCTCGCCGGCGCGGGCGGCCTCGATGGTGGCATTCAGCGCCAGCAGTTTGGTCTGTTCGGAAATCTCCACGATCATCTCGATCACCGACTCGATTTCACGGGAGGCCGCGGACAGGCTTTCCATGCGCTCGTTGGCGGCGCGTGCGCCTTCCAGCGAACGGCCTGTCATGGAGCGGGTCAGATCCGCGCTGCGGGAAATTTCGGAAACCGAGGCGCTCATCTCTTCCACCGCCGCGGAGACCGATTCCAAGTTGCCCATCGAGTCGGCGGCGTCCTTGGCGATGGTCTGGAGGGTGACGGAGGCTTCTTCGGTGGCCGTTGCGGCGGTGAGCACCACCTTCTCGTTGGTCTCCGCCTCCGCGCGCAGCTTGGCGGAAAGCTGGCTTTGGTCGGTAGAGGAGCTGGCCACCTGTTCTGCGGCGCGGGTGATCTGGCCTAGCGATTGGCGCAAGGCCAGCCGAGCGGAACCCATCCCTTGAACCATGATCCCGATCTCCCCACCTGGATCCCAGCTTTCCTCCTCGCGGAAGTCGCCTTGACCGAGGCGATGCATCTGGTCGGCGATGTGGTCGATGGGAGACAATATTTGTCGCACAAGAATGATGCTTCCCGCGATTCCGAGGGCGGCCAGGATCAATCCGAGCACGAGCAGTCCGGTGAAAAGCCCGCGGTTGCTTTCGGTCGCGGTGTCGTCCAGCGTTGCCACGAAAGATTCCACCTGGTTCAGAAGCCGTTCGGCATGGGCATCCAGCTTTTTTCGGGCTTTGTGCGCGTCGCCGGACTTCATGCTTTCGATGCCGAACTTGACATCGTCTTTGATCGCGGCATCCCGGATAGCCTCCACTGTCGAGCGGTATCCCTTGGTGGCCTCGCGGGTGGAGTCGATGCTTTTGCGAAGGGAATCCGGAAGGATGGCACCGATGGAATCCAATTCTCGCAGAGTCGAGTCGATCCGGATAAAATCCTTGGCGATGTCGCCTGCGACCTTTTCCTGTTCGTCCGGCATCAACAGCAGCTTGTAGGCGTCCCCTCGCAGCTTGTAGAGATGCTTGTGAAGCCCCAAGGTGCGGTCGGCGACCTCGAAACCCTTGTCGTGAAGCGCGGAGATCGCATCCGAGTTGCGGGAAGCGCCGCGCAGTCCCATCGCGGAAACCAGCGCGATTCCGCCGAGCAACCCGCCAACGAGTAGGAAAATTTTGGTACGGATGGAAAATGAACTGGCCATGGTCGTTGCCTTCACGAGGAGTTCGAGACACGTGTCCAGGGGAGTGTCTCATAGCCTTGAGGAAGGGTCAACCCGATGGAATATTGGAGGAGCATCGGATCCATCAAAAAAGCCCGACCCTCCGCATTGGGGAGGATCGGGCTCGAGAGGATTTGACATGTCCAAGGGGTGTTCGGAGATCAGCCCCAGCCATCGTGGAGGAAAGTGCGCAGGGACAGGTGCTTGACCCCTCGGTCGTCTTGGATCCAGGGATCCATGCTGACCACGAGCTTGGGATGGTTGTCCGGCAATGCCAGCAGGTTTCCGAATTCTCGTTCGCGGGTCGATGCGTCCGTCATCACGTAGGTTGCCTGGA
This DNA window, taken from Fibrobacterota bacterium, encodes the following:
- a CDS encoding methyl-accepting chemotaxis protein — protein: MASSFSIRTKIFLLVGGLLGGIALVSAMGLRGASRNSDAISALHDKGFEVADRTLGLHKHLYKLRGDAYKLLLMPDEQEKVAGDIAKDFIRIDSTLRELDSIGAILPDSLRKSIDSTREATKGYRSTVEAIRDAAIKDDVKFGIESMKSGDAHKARKKLDAHAERLLNQVESFVATLDDTATESNRGLFTGLLVLGLILAALGIAGSIILVRQILSPIDHIADQMHRLGQGDFREEESWDPGGEIGIMVQGMGSARLALRQSLGQITRAAEQVASSSTDQSQLSAKLRAEAETNEKVVLTAATATEEASVTLQTIAKDAADSMGNLESVSAAVEEMSASVSEISRSADLTRSMTGRSLEGARAANERMESLSAASREIESVIEMIVEISEQTKLLALNATIEAARAGEAGKGFAVVAGEVKELAKGTAEATEDIRGRVEAIRSTTLEAVKQIASVVGSMEELGRNIATIASAVEEQSATTQEISRSIGHAVAGNRGVQRNLQEGSDAITGISRDIQSLVRQGKSLRDLAQSSEAQSRSSEQVSLQLRTETGKFRI